One window of Medicago truncatula cultivar Jemalong A17 chromosome 2, MtrunA17r5.0-ANR, whole genome shotgun sequence genomic DNA carries:
- the LOC25487517 gene encoding nucleobase-ascorbate transporter 12: MSEPERRQRSVQWSPVLSTPEAKPVPPSSWAKKTGFRPKFSGETNAGDSGQIALPPVKSREAEANPDLEAGRVKVTPPPPVANGEKILPPLPPPVVKKRRDSDGVPSTNGQVKVEQPVRRTARNEEVAGSLPQTVDEDGFALRHSHMKYELRDSPGLVPIGVYGIQHYVSILGSLILIPLVIVPAMGGSHEEIAAVVSTVLFVSGVTTLLHTFFGSRLPLIQGPSFVYLAPVLAIINSPEFQGLNENKFRHIMKELQGAIIIGSAFQTFLGYTGLMSLLVRFINPVVVSPTIAAVGLSFYGYGFPLVGTCIEIGAIQILVVIVFSLYLRKISVLGHRIFLIYAVPLGLAITWAVAFLLTEAGAYNYKGCDINIPASNMVSEHCRKHISRMKYCRVDTSHAIKSSPWFKFPYPLQWGTPVFHWKMALVMCVVSLISSVDSVGSYHASSLLVASRPPTPGVLSRGIGLEGLSSVLAGLWGTGTGSTTLTENVHTIAVTKMGSRRAVQLGACILIVLSLVGKVGGFIASIPGVMVAGLLCFMWAMLTALGLSNLRYSEAGSSRNIIIIGLSLFFSLSIPAYFQQYGISPNSNLSVPSYFQPYIVASHGPFQSKYGGLNYFLNTIFSLHMVIAFLVAVILDNTVPGSKQERGVYVWSEPDVARREPAIAKDYGLPMRVGRIFRWVKWVGL, encoded by the exons ATGTCCGAACCCGAACGTCGCCAACGTTCGGTACAATGGTCACCGGTGTTATCCACGCCGGAAGCGAAACCAGTTCCACCTTCTTCATGGGCTAAGAAAACCGGTTTCAGGCCAAAATTCTCCGGCGAGACCAATGCCGGTGATTCTGGTCAGATAGCCTTACCGCCGGTTAAGTCTAGAGAAGCTGAAGCCAATCCCGATCTCGAAGCAGGTCGTGTTAAGGTAACTCCTCCTCCGCCGGTAGCTAACGGCGAGAAAATTCTACCACCGCTTCCACCGCCTGTAGTGAAGAAACGGAGAGACTCCGATGGAGTTCCGAGTACCAATGGCCAGGTGAAGGTTGAGCAGCCGGTGAGGAGAACGGCGAGGAATGAAGAAGTTGCTGGTTCGTTGCCGCAGACTGTGGATGAGGATGGTTTTGCTTTAAGGCATTCGCATATGAAGTATGAATTAAGAGATTCACCTGGTTTAG TTCCCATTGGCGTGTATGGTATTCAGCATTATGTTTCTATATTAGGTTCATTGATTCTTATTCCACTTGTCATTGTTCCTGCTATGGGAGGTTCTCAT GAGGAAATTGCTGCAGTGGTATCAACTGTGCTCTTTGTGTCTGGAGTGACTACATTGTTGCATACATTTTTTGGGTCCAGGTTGCCCTTGATACAAGGGCCTTCTTTTGTTTATCTGGCTCCAGTTTTGGCGATCATCAACTCACCCGAGTTTCAAGGATTGAATGAAAAT aaattccGACATATAATGAAGGAGCTGCAGGGGGCTATAATTATTGGATCTGCTTTTCAAACTTTCCTTGGATATACTGGACTTATGTCACTGTTAGTAAG GTTTATCAATCCTGTGGTTGTATCCCCAACCATTGCTGCAGTTGGACTTTCATTTTATGGTTATGGTTTTCCTCTTGTTGGCACATGTATTGAGATTGGTGCAATACAAATATTAGTGGTTATTGTTTTTTCCCTT TATCTTCGTAAGATATCTGTTCTTGGACACCGCATATTTCTAATATATGCA GTTCCTTTGGGTTTGGCAATTACATGGGCAGTTGCTTTCTTGCTGACTGAAGCTGGAGCCTACAACTACAAAGGGTGTGACATAAACATACCTGCCTCAAATATGGTTTCTGAGCACTGCAGAAAGCACATTTCAAGGATGAAATATTGTCGAGTTGATACTTCGCATGCAATCAAATCATCCCCATGGTTTAAATTTCCCTATCCATTGCAATGGGGTACTCCTGTCTTCCACTGGAAAATGGCTCTTGTGATGTGTGTGGTTTCCTTAATCTCATCCGTGGATTCG GTTGGCTCATATCATGCATCTTCATTATTAGTAGCATCTAGACCTCCAACTCCTGGGGTTCTTAGTCGCGGAATTGGTCTGGAAGGTCTTTCTAGTGTTTTGGCTGGTCTCTGGGGTACTGGAACTGGATCTACCACTTTAACTGAAAATGTTCATACAATTGCTGTGACTAAAATGGGAAGCCGCAGAGCAGTTCAATTGGGTGCATGTATTCTGATAGTGTTATCTCTCGTGG GGAAGGTTGGAGGGTTCATTGCTTCAATTCCTGGAGTCATGGTTGCTGGTCTCCTCTGCTTTATGTGGGCAATGCTTACAGCATTGGGCTTGTCCAATCTACGCTATAGTGAGGCTGGAAGCTCTCGCAATATCATAATAATTGGATTATCATTGTTCTTCTCTCTTTCCATACCCGCATACTTTCAACAATATGGCATCTCTCCAAATTCCAACTTGTCAGTGCCAAGTTATTTTCAGCCTTACATTGTGGCTTCTCACGGGCCTTTCCAAAGCAAATATGGAGGG TTGAACTATTTCCTAAACACGATATTTTCGCTGCACATGGTGATAGCTTTTCTTGTCGCCGTTATCTTGGATAATACTGTACCTGGCAGTAAGCAAGAACGCGGAGTATACGTTTGGTCGGAACCTGATGTTGCTAGAAGAGAGCCTGCTATTGCCAAAGACTATGGGTTGCCAATGAGAGTTGGTCGGATTTTCAGATGGGTGAAGTGGGTTGGTCTGTGA